The Thunnus thynnus chromosome 13, fThuThy2.1, whole genome shotgun sequence genome segment AGCTGCTATATTTATTGACTCTTGCACTgccttgtatttatttttgtctggtGTTTTTAAGGGAAACATTGTTTGGGTTTTTATGTATGATAGTGCATAAAAATGACCATTAAAGGAAATCTTAAATCTTAATCAAAGAGGGAGGACATTTTTGACTCACTCAAATGGCTGAAGCCTTATATTAACTTtgcataaacttttaaatacattactGCTAAAAACAAGGACTGGATTTTGTCCCACATTACTTACATTGTGAGCACATTTTGAGGGGATCTTCTAGTGGTCAGTATTAACAGAAGCAGCGAGCAAAAAACCTATTTCAGCGTTCATATCGGCTCCTGactattttaagacagacttaaacacaaatgttgtgaatctgtcctttaataatTACCAATAAAAGCTGTTAAAGGTTGATACTAGGTTGACTACTCAACACTGATACTGAAAAAAGATGCACTAATTAAATAATCTGTAGAGAGAGGAGTGCGAGTTTATTTTCAGGTAAGAGTTTTATTGGAAAGGCATCTTCATGCAAAGTGAACAGAACAAGGCTTCTGGTATCTTTATGCTTGAGACAGTCATTGTGCACGTTTAGTCTTTGTGATGACTGGCactcaaactgtaaaaaaaagcacattctCACCTTGCTTCTGTCAGAGTGCAGTTTCAGTTTGTTGGAATTCCTGCACAGCAAGGCCGTCTAGTTCCTTAAACGCAATCATCATGTATAGCATTCAGTCAATATCTTATTATCATAGAGAAAACCCATCTGATAGCACGTCGGATAACATCCGGTTGATTCACAAATCTTTCGCGGATTGCTCCGAAACTCATCTGATTCGTGTACATTCTGTGCATCAAGTTGATTTTTAttgataattattttatttcccaCAAGTCTCTCCAACAGGACATGATGCTGCGTTCAGGCCACAGCTAAAAGTCAGTAATTCCTAGTGACGCTGCTCAGTATTGAGCtctgaaacaaagaaacacagatgTTGAGATTTTCCAAACCCGTCCATGTGCAGCAGCTTATGTTAGCTGTCCActtattgtattatttacttCTTTTCAGTAGCAAATGTCACTTGCTGCAGAAAATAAAAGGTCAGTGTATTTTGGGggttaataaacatgtaaaaggCCTTGTAGTGTTTACAGTGTCTGCTGCCGTGTCAATGAGATGTCAGGAAAATGAATCAGACACCTCACTGCAGAGAAATTTTGCATGAATTTCCTTTGTGGAAATTCAACTTGAGGAGTTGTTCTTTGCATTTAAATGGTAGAAACTTCAATTCTGGGAGCATTGGAAGATACTATTTAGTTGTCTAAAGCCTTCTGCTGACTATATGACTTTTGATATGATTTGCCTGACCAAGACAAGTTTTTGACGCTTGAGTCTTCAAGGAATTCACACTTGTAGtatagtattttatttattcatttattttatttgtaagggaccatgtacagtgttaaacataaatgttaccatttgatgtactgtaccagagttagcttatagctaattttaaTCTGCAATCCCCTCAGTTGTGTAGTTCTAGCGTTTCTGGGATGTGTCTTGACAGTTTTCAAACAAGTTTAAATTTATCGTAGCCAAAATCAAGATGCACTTGTACATGAGGCTCCTCAGAGACGAATTTGAGATGGGAGATTAGCAATATCCAATGAGAGCGTGACAGCTCTCAAACTGGGGTcaggaaaggaaggaggaagaagacaaTGGCTTAGAAGAAGGCAGAGATAGGCACAGGTGTTCCACATGTATGGACACAAGAGATGGAACTGAGGCTTAGTGAACTTTGGCGTGAGATCAGTGAGCTTCTAGCATCTGGTATTTGCTCCATCCGTAGATCTGTCGAACTGAAATAATCTTGTTATCAGTACATCTTGTCTGAGATCAACTGTGTAGTTTGTGAACAGAAATTCCTGGGACAGAAATGTCTTactgaaaatatttgatatattgAAAGTCTTTCTCGTCTGCATTTGCTTTCACCAGTACTCCACCAGATCTTTGTTGTTCAAGTACCGTCCAAATTGGAGGTTGGTTTCTTAAAGGCTCATGTAGAGTAGCACCTCACTTGGGCCTCCTTGAAAGACATAGTATGGTGACTGGTTGGATAAAGCagaagacacaaaaaaatgtccagCAGTTGCTCCAATCAACCAATCCAACAGGCCCCCGGGACATTCATTTCACAGGTGAAGAAGCTAGTCAACATCGCAAACTGCTGCTCACCAAATTCAAACTTTCTTGACGTGAAATTTCTTagttttattgtctgtttatcCACCAATCTCTTTCATTAAGCTCTGACCAACAAACCTTTCACTATTCATGCAATTTAaatttcttttcctcttcagaGGCTCTGTAAGACGCGCTCTCTCctaccccctcctcctcctccttctccttcgtccccctctcctctttttctgaTCTCTCCATACATCTGGAAGAacatctccatctctctctggaGTGTTGTGTTTCGGCGGTCTGCGTCAGCTTTGGCTCGCTCCATGTTGCGGATCTTGATCTCGGCGACGCTCTGGCTGCGCCTGTGTTGCTCCAGACTGACCCGCAGTACCGCAACCTGCCGCTCGAGGACGTCGTTACAACGCTCCAACCTGCAACACACGCGCACGTAAATAGAACATAAATAGGCTTTAAACAAACACTAGCTACATGTTGCACttgtgaaatgtgaatatttattgatgttttaagTGTATCCTTGTTTTGTTAGCTTGTATTTGGCTATTATTAATGGCATGAGAATAGTTACTGATAGATACTGGCATGTAACTGGTTTCAGACACTACCAACACCAAATTACTGTATGTGACTATATTTTTGGTTATTTCTCACCTCTAGAAGTTAAGATGTACCTTTAGTAAACTTTTGTCATTATAACCAGTTTAGGCACACATTTATGGTCAAACACAAGgcaaattaattgtttaattaagtGTCTCAGTGTATTTTCTGTGCGCTTTTGCCCATTTGCCCTACAAGTAAGATCATTCTTAATTACTGCCAACTGTTTTCCACAGCATATCATAGTTTGTCTCcatattacagtattttcttttgcCTGGACAGCTGTGCCCACatacttttgtttacttttggtCTGGGGGGGTTTTGGTTTGGCCGCTCAGTTCATGAGGGGAAATTATACTAACACGTATAATATTTGAGACATTAGTGTGCTTCCAATTTTGCAACATCAGTTTGGCACAAGACCATTCCTGCTGACACAGACCGAGTCTTATCGCCCAACATCAGCAGCCGACCTCACTAATAATCTTGTGGCTAAATGGGGGCAAATCCCTGCAGTCAGGTtccaaaatattgttaaaagcTTCCTCAGaggagtggaggctgttatagaGGCATATATGGGTGTAACATCAGACTTTCACACTTTTAGTAGTTAGATCTTCTTTCTCAAGCAAGTGTACACTAAAGAAGCAGCTGGATACCAGGTGGAACAAACGCCATTGACTAAACAAGGCAGATCCCTTCATTTATAACCCTAAGTATCAAGTTCAACAAGTTCAAAGTCAAAGGACAGatgctgtctcacctgtgtaTCCTGGCCTGGTACTCAGCCTTCTGCTGGGCCATCTGCTGCCGCAGCTCAGCCAGGAGTGAGTGAGCGTCCTCGGGCTGTGACTGAGGTTCAGGGCCTTGGAGGTCTGGAGGACCAGAGGGGAGGAACACCTCCGAGCTACCTGTACTGAGAGGGCTGTTACTGAGCACAGAACAGGAGGCTGGAGAGTTATAGAGGTGGGcgtcatcaccatcatcaccaccaacatcatcatcatcattattatcgtCATCGTCATGACTGGCATTGTCGTCATCATCATGGTCGTCATTATCACTGTTTTCATCTTCTACTACCCGACTTGAAGGTAACCTTGTCGGTCTCTTTGGTGACACGTCAGGACTAACCCCGCCCACAGCATCACTGCTCTCGTCCAATGGGAAAACCTCGCAGGAGGACCATGAAGAAGAGGAGTCTGCTGTGTGCCTGCCCTCCTCTAGCTCCACCTCCTCTTCACAAGTTCTAATATGGCTGACTGCAACGTTTTCAAAATCTCCACTGGTGCCTTTCTCCATCCTCTGACACAGAGATATAGAGACTCTATCCAGGTTGTCGTAGACAGACGCGGTGCTGTCCTCTTGAGCCTCACTGCTGCCTCCACTGGCTGCTTCTGGCACTGCACTCTCTGCAGCCTCTGCAGCACCAGAGCTCCAGAAACTAGCCCCTGCCTCTTCCAGGCCTGGCCAGGCCTCTGTCCAACCCGTGAGCATCGATCTGGACTTGGAGCTGTCTGGCAGTGGGTCCTGTGGCTGGAGAATGGTTGTAGAGGTTTGAACATTTGCAGGGGGTGATCCTTGGCCAGCATGGTGCTGGTGGTAATCTATGTTTTGTCTGTCAGCGTGGTGCTGAAGGGGCTGACTAGTAGAGGGTAGAGGATAGAAACAGTTCTCGGGGTGAGAGGAGGTGTAGCGGTGTCCGAGAAGTCTCTTCTGACCTGAAGACAAGTCTGatttggcagcagcagaggagataaAGCTACAGAAAACAAGGAAAGGGAAGTTGGACTAGTTAGGGGTTAGACCACTACAACAGTATGTAGTAAAAGCTTTAATGAGTTGTTGAGGATGGACAAATGTATATAGAAGGCTGGGAAGGAGGAGACTCAGTACTGAGGATGCATCTCAGGCAACGTTACCTGAGCCGACTTTGAGCTTCAGACAGTAACAGAAGGCAGAGATGGAGGATGTATGAATCAGGATAAACAGGACTGAATGAAAGCAGAACAACAGAGAGATTGAGAGGAAGGATGAGAGGATTAATGGTTGTGAGGGAGGggaagatggagggatgaagcaGGAAGATAAATGGACAAAGGAAAAGAACTGAGGGTGAGTCCGTATATATCTTTTTGACATCTACTTAGTGaacaaataaaagcagctgGTTGGGATAATTTCATGCCTCCAGTATAAGTGGTCTTGTCTCTAATGTTGTCCTGATAAGTATTACAAGTTAAATTTCCTATATGTTTCCATTCGATCTACCAAATATTGTCCTTCTGATGTTACATGCTGTAATTTAATATTGTTTGTATTTCGGTTTactctcttttatctcttttgaAAATAGGTTTTTCCTTTTCCGAATTGAGGATCTAACGATATACGGTGTTCTGTGCCGGGGGTTCCCAAACTTTTCTGTCTGATGTTCACCAACAGCCTGCTCACATCAACTCAAGTTCCCCTTCATCAACACCACCTGTCATGTTccaaatgtattcatttgaaCTGAGTttaaacagaacattatttaactattaattatataaaagtgGATCTTGGTTTGGTTAGGTTTGCGTTTTTATCGTACGACTTGGAGTGGCAGAAGCTGGACGTTTAAACCATTTAATCATtactttaaagtccccctcctctcaaaagtgtgttttttttcttattccttcatttggatgtttgagcttcactgtatagaatgatgtatgtgcagagtttgacactggaagcCTGTTTTCAGGACTTTTCAGTGACGTAGGAGACATCCTGTGTCCAACATTTTCATATTCCTAGAtactggaatttttaatgagggagaaggagtagatgccattttaaggattttaatgtggtaatcatacattttttgtggaaacacacattattgttccaaatagaatatttttatatgtcttaatacatgtctggaggggatctttaagttaattatttcaactgatactggaatgaaatgaaattgaaatttaGCCAACTATTTTAACATATCCATTACTATTATTTTTCATGCTTGTGGTGTTCAGATGTTATAGCTATATGGACATAATGTTCATTTagtcaaatcaaatgttttatttgatcaaaTCCCAAATCTTTCCATGTATACCCTGGCACCTGCAGTAGTGATTTTGGGCTATAGgaataaaaatgacatgattTAACTAACACAAGTGAGAAACTCAAGGCCCCAGACTGTTACTTTTGGCAAATGACATCATCCCTTCATTCATCAGCgctcattttgtttgtgagaaCTGACACGACTCCCAGAGCACCCATATGTGAGTCTGTGAGATGTTTGTATCAGATGTTGTCAGTGAAGTTTTGTTGAAGCGTGTCTGTTGTACCCAGGGTTGTGTCCGTCTGCAGCGGGCTGTCCTGGCTCTTGGGAGCGCTCTGTGATGAGAGGCAGAGACAGCTGGCGGAGGCAGGGAGACGGGTGGAGATGAGCCTGCCTCAGAGCACTTGGTGATGCATGTGAACCTCCAGGAGGACGGGcagagatggatggagggatcTTGGAGAACAGAGACTCGTGCTCTCTGATCAGCTCCAACATCAACACCTGGACCAGTGCTGCACCTgggacacatacagacacagataaattaaaggggacgtatcgtGCACATTTCAGGGTCTATATTTATACTCCACAGctcaactggaatatctttgcatgatttacagttagaaaaaactcctcatttatcTTGTAGTGGTCcattatgcagcccctcagttcagcctctgtctgaaataggCTGAAcaaggcagttttagctcctgtctctttaaggcccccctccaaCATCACACCAGCATGATAGtatgatatgtcctctttaagatATTTGTCAAAGAACCCTTTTGGTTCTTTCAGGTTcacacaaaacattaacataGTGTCACAAGCAGAAAACACCACAGCAAAGTGTAATCTCTTTTGAGTATCAAACACCTGTAAAAGTGTCTTGAAATAAGGACTTTAAAACGTTTGCAGCTCGTCTTCATGCAGGCTGGAGAGTGTAGTCAGCTTGGATTTACAGTGgtcaaaaaaaatccacttttacACTTCCCATCATATGGTCAATATTTTCCAAACACTCAAATTTTTCCCAAAATATGGCTAAGTACACTACTTCTGTCTCAAATCTCACTTATGAGAGCTTATAAGTAAGCAACAATGTTGTTTTCAGCCTGTTAAAACACCCTCATCCTGCACATAATATTGTTTAAATGAGAatttaaatgacattaaattaattaaattaattgaatttaataaataatgttgaataataatgttttaataatttaaatttaatttaagtaaataaataaatttaacttaatttaataaAGACATAAATTAATGCCACTGTCTATAATGTTTTAGGTGactatgtttttgtttgtcgaAAAATGAATTCAATTCCTAAATGACCCCTTACCGACAGGTGACATCACAGATGCTACAGCCATTTTTTCAAGATAAATTtgaggaagaaaataaattattcatatgGTGCCGCGGGCGTGTTCACTTTATCTGTTTACCTCCCATGATGCTTTGTGGATCTTCAGCTTTGGCTCGGAGGATGTTTGGCCCGAACACGGTGGCCAGGTTCTGCCCACTCAtcttgttactgctggagtaaCTCTGGACTTCATTTAGAAacctgtgtgtacacacacacacacacacacacacacacacacacacacacaaattctgCAGTGAATTTATTATAAGTCAAACTGGTGGTGCGTTTCCATTCCTACGTTAAGTGGATAAAATACATGGTGCAGGATGCAGCTGCTAGGTTGGTGTTTTACATCCAaccttttaaaatcaatattgcataatataaataataaataactacTTGGATGGAAACATGATTACTGACAGTCAGTCTAAATAACGATGGGCTTACTGGCAGATGAAGTTGAGCAGGTTGAAATTTGCAACCGGCAACTCATGAAGAAGATTCCTCAACTCCCCCAAACcctgagagaagaagagaggaagaataaGAGGATGAGAGGACAGAAGGGGAAAGAAAAGTAAGGAAGAAATGAGGAAAGATATaatgtaaaaaggaaaaagggacATTTTGTCTTCCTTTACTGGTGAAGACACATTAAATGGTACATGCCCCTGTATGCTGTTCATGTGAAATTTGAAAAATTAGTCATGATTTAAAGGTACCTTGTTGGGATTTTGACTGCTAGTGGTGTCATAGAGCAATGTTTTATGAGACTTTGTCTTGTGCACGTACACAAGGATAAACATGCACAAGCAAAAAGCTTCATGCTGTTCCACTGATTGATGGTTGTTGTTAGTAAGGCACCAACAGTAGTCATAAGCCAGAAGACAATGAACACAGCTCGGATGGCAAAATTACTGTGGCCCATATCCAGCCCACACTTGGTTTACTTGTGGCATTGCCATGGTTTGCTTGTGGCCCggatctggcaaacaggagtgccatcattccatgcggTATGTGGGCCACATGAAAGTGTCGGGTGTGGGCTGGAtatgggccacagcaattttgctatctgggctGTGTCTTGTATTTGCCAGAACTGGTCCAGATATGTTTAAGATAAACGGGCCACATTTGCTGCATCatatgtgggccatttcaggctcacattcAGATAAGCCAGTACCAATTGTGCCTCATCCTTACCTAAAGTGGCCTAATAATGTTCAGcaatatttgggccatatttattatattcaaATGTGGGCCACATTAGGCTCACACTATGACAGCCAGTGCTGACTGTGCCATACATTTGCCAAAACTGGCCCAGATTGTTGTAAAATGTTTGGGCCATCTGTGCCATGTCATATCCAGGCCATTTTAGGCTCACTTCCAGATTAGTCAGTACCAATTGCGTCACATCTTTACCTATAGTAGCCCAATACTGTTCAATCATGTCAAATATGGGCCATATTAGGCTCACAACCTGATTAGCCAGTGCTGGCTGTGCCATATATTTGCCAAAACTGGCCAGATTGTTGTAAAATATTTGGGCCATATGCGCCATATCATATGCAGGCCACTTCCAGATTAGCCAGCGCTTACTGTGTTGTATATTTGCCAGAACGGGCCCAGATATGTTTAAGATAACTGGGCCACATTTGCTGCACCATATGTGGGCCACTTTTGGTTTACACCCATATTAACTATTGTCGACTGTGCCAGATCTTTGCCAAAGgtggcccacatttgttttgtgatatttgggccatattcacTATGTATCACATGGGCGACTTTAGGGTCACATCCAGTTTACACATCGCCAAATGCACCGCACCTTTGCCAAAAAtggcccacatttgttttgggatatttgtgccatatttgttattttacaggTAAGCcacttcaggctcacatccattttatccgggc includes the following:
- the LOC137196056 gene encoding rho GTPase-activating protein 24-like, with the translated sequence MGLSCFKSWKHDSTGHKGNRDVLASPGSYFFLSNSAGQGDEWLKSLNKGVWIPFTGVFGQRLEETVLYERRYGVRLVPLVVEQCVTFIRERGLHEVGLFRQSGQASLVKELQEAFDAGERPSFDSSTDVHTVASLLKLYLRQLPEPLVPYKRYQDFLICSQKLTSDRLLGLGELRNLLHELPVANFNLLNFICQFLNEVQSYSSSNKMSGQNLATVFGPNILRAKAEDPQSIMGGAALVQVLMLELIREHESLFSKIPPSISARPPGGSHASPSALRQAHLHPSPCLRQLSLPLITERSQEPGQPAADGHNPGFISSAAAKSDLSSGQKRLLGHRYTSSHPENCFYPLPSTSQPLQHHADRQNIDYHQHHAGQGSPPANVQTSTTILQPQDPLPDSSKSRSMLTGWTEAWPGLEEAGASFWSSGAAEAAESAVPEAASGGSSEAQEDSTASVYDNLDRVSISLCQRMEKGTSGDFENVAVSHIRTCEEEVELEEGRHTADSSSSWSSCEVFPLDESSDAVGGVSPDVSPKRPTRLPSSRVVEDENSDNDDHDDDDNASHDDDDNNDDDDVGGDDGDDAHLYNSPASCSVLSNSPLSTGSSEVFLPSGPPDLQGPEPQSQPEDAHSLLAELRQQMAQQKAEYQARIHRLERCNDVLERQVAVLRVSLEQHRRSQSVAEIKIRNMERAKADADRRNTTLQREMEMFFQMYGEIRKRGEGDEGEGGGGGGRRERVLQSL